The Salinispora tropica CNB-440 genome has a window encoding:
- a CDS encoding CPBP family intramembrane glutamic endopeptidase: MGGGTTQNRLGPSGQRPSTRASTSTDPPAQYSLKKILGIWAAVTLPMGLGYWVITPAVADGPYDTVVLATVTLAAGLVWQFVLAMLILRREEGSVGLSAMARRLWLQVPRDPVSGRPRKRLLWLLAPLGIAFVLNMLYVAPVIQNLQQHLLPGPAPLPFQKAETLFSAEVASQMEGAWWFFALFLTLSVFNVFLGEEFIFRGILLPRMQGVFGSADWLANGVLFGLYHVHQPWTAGGIMLTSGLIMSLPVRRYRSMWLSVIPHSIQTVIVFGMLLGLMRGTA, encoded by the coding sequence ATGGGCGGTGGCACCACACAGAATCGACTGGGTCCGTCAGGACAGCGACCCAGCACGCGCGCATCGACATCGACCGACCCACCGGCACAGTACTCACTGAAGAAAATCCTGGGAATCTGGGCGGCTGTCACCCTACCCATGGGCCTGGGCTATTGGGTGATTACCCCGGCAGTCGCCGACGGCCCCTACGACACCGTGGTGCTGGCAACAGTCACGCTAGCGGCCGGCCTGGTCTGGCAGTTCGTGCTGGCAATGTTGATACTCCGGCGGGAGGAGGGGTCGGTAGGGCTCTCCGCCATGGCTCGCCGGCTGTGGCTACAGGTCCCCAGAGACCCGGTAAGCGGTCGGCCACGCAAGCGACTCCTGTGGCTGCTGGCGCCCCTGGGAATAGCGTTCGTACTCAACATGCTGTACGTGGCACCGGTGATTCAGAACCTGCAACAGCATCTACTACCCGGACCGGCTCCACTGCCCTTCCAGAAAGCCGAAACGCTATTCTCGGCGGAAGTCGCCTCGCAGATGGAAGGGGCTTGGTGGTTCTTTGCGCTGTTCCTGACGCTCAGCGTCTTCAACGTCTTCCTCGGTGAGGAGTTCATCTTCCGCGGAATCCTCCTTCCCAGGATGCAAGGCGTGTTCGGTTCGGCTGACTGGCTCGCTAACGGCGTCTTGTTCGGCCTGTACCACGTCCATCAACCCTGGACTGCCGGTGGCATCATGCTGACCAGCGGACTAATCATGTCGCTACCGGTGCGGCGCTATCGGAGCATGTGGCTCTCGGTCATCCCGCACTCGATCCAAACAGTGATCGTATTTGGGATGCTGCTCGGCCTCATGCGGGGCACGGCGTGA
- a CDS encoding cation diffusion facilitator family transporter, with the protein MGAGHDHGQQAARAGEKHRGRLWAAFGLLLTFMVVEAVAAVMTGSLALLSDAGHMFTDVLGMGMALAAITAASKASRAGQRTFGLYRMEVLAALANAVLLFGVASYVVVEAVRRFGQPPEVLARPMVVVAVAGLLANVVAFFLLRAGSRESLNVRGAYLEVLGDLFTSVGVIIAAVVITLTDWWYADPLIAVVVGLFILPRAYQLGRAALRVLVQAAPVHLDISVVRAAMLGVDGVADVHDLHVWTLTSGMEVASAHLALERDADFAAVLATSQRLLRDRFAVEHATLQAEPAEPANADDVCHGSGW; encoded by the coding sequence ATGGGTGCGGGGCACGATCACGGTCAACAGGCAGCGCGGGCCGGTGAGAAGCACCGGGGTCGGCTCTGGGCGGCCTTCGGGCTGCTCCTCACCTTTATGGTGGTAGAGGCGGTCGCGGCGGTTATGACCGGCTCCTTGGCGCTGCTCTCCGATGCCGGCCACATGTTTACCGACGTCCTCGGTATGGGCATGGCCCTGGCCGCGATCACCGCTGCCAGCAAGGCGTCCCGCGCCGGCCAGCGAACGTTCGGGCTCTATCGGATGGAGGTGCTGGCGGCGCTGGCCAACGCCGTCCTGCTGTTCGGAGTGGCCAGCTATGTGGTTGTCGAGGCGGTACGACGGTTCGGTCAGCCGCCGGAGGTGCTGGCGAGGCCGATGGTGGTGGTGGCGGTGGCGGGCCTGTTGGCCAACGTCGTCGCCTTCTTCCTCCTGCGCGCGGGCTCGCGGGAGAGCCTGAACGTGCGGGGCGCCTACCTGGAGGTTCTGGGAGACCTGTTCACCTCCGTCGGTGTGATCATCGCGGCTGTCGTGATCACCTTGACCGACTGGTGGTACGCCGACCCGCTGATCGCGGTGGTGGTGGGGCTGTTCATCCTGCCCCGTGCCTACCAACTGGGCCGTGCCGCGCTGCGGGTATTGGTGCAGGCCGCGCCGGTGCACCTGGACATTTCTGTGGTACGGGCGGCGATGCTCGGTGTGGACGGGGTAGCCGACGTGCACGACCTGCACGTATGGACGCTAACCTCAGGGATGGAGGTTGCTTCGGCGCACCTGGCTCTCGAGCGCGATGCCGACTTCGCCGCAGTGCTGGCCACGTCCCAGCGGCTGCTGCGGGATCGTTTCGCTGTTGAGCACGCCACCCTGCAAGCCGAACCGGCGGAGCCGGCCAACGCAGACGACGTCTGCCACGGGAGCGGATGGTGA
- a CDS encoding cytochrome c oxidase assembly protein: MSLAAVRRRPFLLPAGTVLVAAAVGAALLWWGGGAVVQTPPGFPDPGPTTAWLLPASRLGMQVSAVATVGLLLAAVVLSPRDEGRRLSPVGYRRMRAAAGAAGVWAAASAVAVCYTMVDLFGLPAAQVLSLRGVLNFATTVSLGQALALSGVLALAAAVVAATSLRPGGALTALLLALGALVPPVFTGHAAASGDHQLAVSGLLLHVLPVTIWAGGLLALAVTSRGTTADLARAVRRFSPLAAGCLAAVGLSGLLSAAVRLPSVADVLGTRYGQVILIKAAALVAIAVVGLAHRRRALPALAAGRRGPFLRVAVVETLLFAAAIGTSVALSRTPAPVGTETEDVATALLGFPMPPPMTIDTLATAWLPEPLIMAAVFAAAGFYTAAVWRLRRRGDSWPVSRTALWLVGCALIIVATSSGLARYGPLLFSIHMIQHLLLMMLAPILLALGGPITLALRALAPSTDPRWPGPREWLQVALHSRLSRTLTNPVVALVIYVASLYMMYFTGLYELALRSHAAHLAMVGHFLGAGYLFFWVVIGVDHAPRRIPYPLKLILVLISMVLHAFLGVTLMQSTTLIAETWWITLDRPWGPAPLEDQRTAGGIAWSFGELPTVVVLIALMRQWMKADEREARRRDRAADRAEAEGREDAELAAYNRMLAGLAERDRQVRR; encoded by the coding sequence ATGAGTCTCGCCGCTGTACGGCGTCGGCCGTTTCTGCTGCCGGCGGGGACGGTGTTGGTGGCAGCCGCCGTCGGCGCGGCGCTGCTGTGGTGGGGGGGCGGTGCTGTTGTGCAGACCCCGCCCGGGTTTCCTGATCCAGGACCGACCACGGCGTGGCTGCTGCCGGCCTCCCGGTTGGGAATGCAGGTCAGCGCGGTCGCCACGGTCGGTCTACTGCTGGCCGCGGTGGTGCTCTCTCCCCGCGACGAGGGCCGGCGGCTGTCCCCGGTCGGCTACCGGCGCATGCGCGCTGCGGCCGGCGCGGCCGGAGTATGGGCTGCGGCCTCCGCGGTCGCGGTCTGTTACACCATGGTCGATCTGTTCGGCCTCCCTGCCGCGCAGGTGCTGTCGTTGCGGGGGGTGCTCAACTTCGCCACCACCGTCTCGCTTGGGCAGGCCCTGGCGCTCAGTGGTGTGCTGGCCCTGGCGGCGGCGGTGGTCGCGGCGACCAGCCTGCGACCCGGTGGTGCGCTGACCGCTTTGCTGCTGGCGCTGGGCGCGCTGGTGCCGCCGGTCTTCACCGGCCACGCCGCCGCCAGCGGTGACCATCAGCTGGCGGTATCCGGCCTGCTCCTGCACGTGCTGCCGGTCACCATCTGGGCCGGTGGCCTGCTCGCCCTGGCCGTTACCAGCCGCGGCACGACCGCCGACCTCGCGCGGGCCGTGCGCAGGTTTTCCCCGCTCGCCGCTGGCTGCCTCGCCGCAGTGGGTTTGTCCGGGTTGCTGTCGGCCGCTGTTCGGCTCCCGAGCGTTGCCGACGTGCTGGGTACCCGCTACGGGCAGGTGATCCTGATCAAGGCTGCCGCGCTCGTCGCGATCGCCGTCGTGGGTTTGGCGCACCGTCGCCGGGCCCTGCCCGCCCTGGCGGCTGGTCGGCGAGGGCCGTTCCTGCGGGTTGCGGTCGTCGAAACGCTGCTCTTCGCCGCTGCGATCGGTACCTCGGTCGCCCTGTCCCGTACCCCGGCGCCAGTCGGTACGGAGACGGAGGACGTCGCCACCGCGCTGCTCGGCTTCCCGATGCCTCCGCCGATGACCATCGACACCCTCGCCACCGCGTGGCTGCCCGAGCCACTGATCATGGCGGCCGTGTTCGCCGCCGCCGGGTTCTACACGGCTGCGGTGTGGCGGCTCCGCCGTCGCGGCGATTCCTGGCCCGTCTCCCGTACCGCTCTGTGGCTGGTGGGCTGTGCCCTCATCATCGTGGCCACCTCCAGCGGTCTGGCCCGCTACGGGCCGTTGCTGTTCTCGATCCACATGATTCAGCACCTGCTGCTGATGATGCTCGCCCCGATTCTGCTCGCGCTCGGCGGACCCATCACCCTGGCGCTGCGCGCCCTCGCCCCGTCGACCGATCCGCGCTGGCCCGGCCCCCGCGAGTGGCTACAGGTGGCGCTGCACTCGCGGCTCTCGCGCACCCTCACCAATCCGGTGGTCGCGTTGGTGATCTACGTCGCCAGCCTCTACATGATGTACTTCACCGGCCTGTACGAGCTGGCACTGCGCTCGCACGCCGCGCACCTGGCCATGGTCGGACACTTCCTCGGCGCCGGCTATCTGTTCTTCTGGGTCGTCATCGGCGTTGATCACGCGCCCCGCCGCATCCCGTATCCGCTGAAGCTGATCCTGGTCCTGATCAGCATGGTGCTGCACGCTTTCCTCGGCGTCACGCTCATGCAGTCCACCACCCTGATCGCGGAGACCTGGTGGATCACGCTGGACCGCCCCTGGGGCCCCGCCCCCCTGGAGGACCAGCGCACCGCTGGCGGCATCGCCTGGTCCTTCGGTGAGTTGCCCACCGTCGTCGTGCTGATCGCGTTGATGCGCCAGTGGATGAAGGCCGACGAGCGGGAGGCCCGTCGCCGGGACCGGGCCGCCGACCGTGCCGAAGCCGAAGGGCGCGAGGACGCCGAGTTGGCCGCGTACAACCGGATGCTGGCTGGTCTGGCCGAACGCGATCGGCAGGTCCGTCGGTGA
- a CDS encoding DsbA family protein, with protein MTRNTRLTLAAVVALILVMVGVLAMNRRDAIPSAKTTGGAVEPAVLVREDSHRLTSAPDGRVTLVEFLDFECGPCAAAYPTVKEILADYEGQITFVVRYFPISSHPNAELAARAAESAANQDRFAEMYQLLFENQNAWSRQDEPQTEVFLGYARTLGLDIDRFQRDLDDPATAARVAKDRTDGEAVGVQGTPTFFLNGEPLSDLRKDDLTTMIDAALAG; from the coding sequence ATGACGAGGAACACCCGGCTGACCCTTGCCGCGGTCGTGGCGTTGATTCTGGTGATGGTCGGCGTGCTGGCGATGAACCGCCGCGACGCGATCCCCAGCGCGAAGACGACCGGTGGCGCGGTCGAACCCGCGGTGTTGGTCCGGGAGGACAGCCACCGACTGACCTCGGCTCCCGACGGGAGGGTCACCCTGGTGGAGTTCCTCGACTTTGAGTGCGGGCCATGTGCGGCGGCGTACCCGACGGTCAAGGAGATCCTCGCCGACTACGAGGGGCAGATCACCTTCGTGGTTCGGTACTTCCCCATCTCCAGCCACCCCAACGCCGAGCTCGCCGCCCGCGCCGCGGAGTCCGCGGCCAACCAGGACCGCTTCGCCGAGATGTACCAGCTGCTCTTCGAGAACCAGAACGCCTGGAGCCGCCAGGACGAGCCGCAGACCGAGGTCTTCCTCGGCTACGCCCGTACCCTCGGTCTGGACATCGACCGTTTCCAGCGTGACCTGGACGACCCCGCCACCGCCGCCCGGGTGGCGAAGGACCGGACCGACGGTGAGGCGGTCGGTGTGCAGGGCACCCCCACCTTCTTCCTCAACGGAGAGCCCCTGTCCGACCTGCGCAAGGACGATCTGACCACCATGATCGACGCTGCCCTGGCCGGATGA
- a CDS encoding vitamin K epoxide reductase family protein yields MTTTANRPVTTPAERHFLAAVTAWVLTIGGAVGLLAAAALTVEKINLLADPGYVPTCSINPILSCGSVMNTPQAAVFGFPNPLLGIAGFAVVTTLGVTLLATGHLPRWMWLGLQGGVTFGVVFVHWLIYQSLYVIGALCPYCMVVWAVTIPIFLYTTLQTLRDNTTALPRALRRVTERVARYHSLVLVVWAAFVVVVILHRFWDYWSTLG; encoded by the coding sequence ATGACGACCACCGCCAACCGACCCGTCACCACCCCCGCAGAACGCCACTTCCTAGCCGCCGTCACCGCGTGGGTCCTCACCATCGGCGGTGCCGTCGGCCTGCTCGCCGCCGCCGCCCTCACCGTCGAGAAGATCAACCTGCTGGCTGACCCCGGCTACGTCCCCACGTGCAGTATCAATCCGATCCTGTCCTGCGGCTCGGTGATGAACACCCCGCAGGCCGCGGTGTTCGGGTTCCCCAACCCGCTTCTCGGCATCGCCGGGTTCGCCGTGGTCACCACGCTCGGTGTCACACTGCTCGCGACCGGCCACCTCCCCCGGTGGATGTGGCTCGGTCTACAGGGCGGCGTCACCTTCGGCGTCGTCTTCGTGCACTGGCTCATCTACCAGAGCCTCTACGTGATCGGCGCGCTCTGCCCGTACTGCATGGTGGTCTGGGCGGTAACCATCCCCATCTTCCTCTACACGACGCTGCAGACCCTGCGCGACAACACGACCGCACTGCCGCGCGCTCTCCGTCGCGTAACGGAACGGGTCGCCCGCTACCACAGCCTGGTCCTCGTTGTCTGGGCCGCGTTCGTCGTCGTCGTGATCCTGCACCGCTTCTGGGACTACTGGAGCACCCTGGGCTGA
- a CDS encoding MFS transporter, producing the protein MNTTSSSRRAGRAGNGEWLESWNPEDTDSWDKGLAWRTLWISTFTLTLCFTSWFLASAIAPKLTNLGFDLSTSQLYWLTAMPGLAGGLMRLIWMVLPPIMGTRKMVTLTTVLLLLPVVGWGIFVQDPTTPFWVLLSLSFLSGIGGGAFSGFMPSTSYFFPRRLQGTALGVQAGIGNFGVSLVQLLTPWVIGFSLIGFLGSSRPMATAPGEPPKDVWYQNAAYIYIPFIIVGAVLAWTMLRSVPVKANIRQQFDIFRNVDTWWMTLLYIMTFGTFAGLSAQFGLLMKNLYGAGNPDIVQGTGAAAQLLVDGYSVPDPVKFVFLGPLVGAAARVVFSPLTDKFGGARWTLISGIGIVVSIGFTLTALRPDTSSAAALDAGFDRFLWGMLAIFLFSGIGNASTFKQMPMIFERRQAGGVIGWTAAIAAFGPFFFGIGLTIMSPSAFYLVGLAFAVLCVVVTWQRYARPGAPKPS; encoded by the coding sequence ATGAACACCACGAGTTCCTCCCGGAGAGCCGGCCGAGCCGGCAACGGCGAATGGCTGGAGTCCTGGAACCCGGAGGACACCGACTCCTGGGACAAGGGCCTGGCGTGGCGCACCCTCTGGATCAGCACCTTCACGCTGACCCTGTGCTTCACATCGTGGTTTCTCGCCTCCGCGATCGCCCCGAAGCTGACGAACCTCGGCTTCGACCTCAGCACGAGCCAGCTCTACTGGCTCACCGCCATGCCCGGCCTGGCCGGCGGACTCATGCGCCTGATCTGGATGGTGCTGCCGCCGATCATGGGCACCCGCAAGATGGTCACCCTGACCACCGTGCTCCTCCTCCTTCCCGTCGTGGGTTGGGGAATCTTTGTTCAGGACCCGACCACCCCGTTCTGGGTGCTGCTGTCGCTGTCATTCCTCTCCGGCATCGGGGGTGGGGCATTCTCCGGCTTCATGCCGAGCACCTCCTACTTCTTCCCCCGTCGGCTCCAGGGCACCGCGCTGGGCGTCCAGGCCGGTATCGGCAACTTCGGAGTCTCGCTGGTTCAGCTGCTGACCCCGTGGGTCATCGGCTTCTCGCTGATCGGCTTCCTCGGCAGCTCGCGGCCGATGGCCACCGCACCCGGCGAACCCCCCAAGGACGTTTGGTACCAGAACGCCGCGTACATCTACATTCCGTTCATCATCGTCGGTGCGGTGCTCGCCTGGACGATGCTGCGTTCGGTCCCCGTCAAGGCGAACATTCGGCAGCAGTTCGACATCTTCCGCAACGTTGACACGTGGTGGATGACGCTGCTCTACATCATGACCTTCGGTACCTTCGCCGGGCTGTCCGCCCAGTTCGGGCTGCTGATGAAGAACCTCTACGGTGCCGGTAACCCCGACATCGTGCAGGGCACCGGGGCCGCCGCACAGCTACTCGTGGACGGCTACTCCGTACCCGATCCGGTGAAGTTCGTCTTCCTCGGTCCGCTGGTCGGCGCCGCCGCGCGCGTCGTCTTCTCGCCGCTGACCGACAAGTTCGGCGGTGCCCGGTGGACTCTGATCTCCGGAATCGGCATCGTCGTCTCCATCGGCTTCACCCTCACCGCGCTCCGACCCGACACCAGCTCGGCCGCGGCGCTGGATGCCGGCTTCGACCGGTTCCTCTGGGGGATGCTCGCGATCTTCCTGTTCAGCGGAATCGGCAACGCCTCCACCTTCAAGCAGATGCCGATGATCTTCGAGCGCCGGCAAGCCGGTGGCGTCATCGGTTGGACCGCGGCGATCGCCGCGTTCGGCCCGTTCTTCTTCGGAATCGGCCTGACGATCATGTCTCCCAGCGCCTTCTACCTCGTCGGGCTGGCGTTCGCTGTGCTCTGCGTCGTCGTCACCTGGCAGCGCTACGCCCGCCCGGGAGCGCCAAAACCGAGCTGA
- a CDS encoding MFS transporter translates to MYVKPAPDDSTPDETATEQNSRNDRGRTRVLTLSTIGFTVMFAVWLMFGILGKPISEEFGLSEVQLSWIIAAAVLNGSLWRLPAGIVADRVGGRRVMTAMLLLTAVASFLVSRADSYAMLLVLAFLVGFAGNSFTAGIAWNSAWQPREKQGFALGLFGAGNVGASVTKFIGPPLIAGTAGATYLGVVEGGWRLVPVVYAVLLLALAAATWFITPRQDRVPSHGTPLRTQLEPLKQLRVWRFSLYYVAVFGAYVALAAWLPTYYMNNYDVSLQTAAYLTALYIFPASLLRPVGGSLSDRLGARRVMYWTFGLMLLSTGILMMPPGHIVVDHPDGTQTTHLAYQLGIVPFTLLVVLLGCAMGIGKAAVYKHIPEYFPRQVGAVGGLVGMLGGLGGFFLPPLFAYTKAWTGLPSSTFLVLFVLTVICAVWMHLTVVRMLHGESPQLATHFEKPEPADQPAAPASAATRASKEAHV, encoded by the coding sequence GTGTACGTCAAACCCGCTCCAGACGACTCGACGCCCGACGAAACGGCGACCGAGCAGAACAGCCGTAACGATCGTGGGCGCACCCGGGTCCTGACCCTGTCCACCATCGGCTTCACCGTCATGTTCGCGGTGTGGCTCATGTTCGGCATCCTCGGCAAGCCGATCAGCGAGGAGTTCGGGCTCTCCGAGGTGCAGCTGTCCTGGATCATCGCCGCCGCCGTGCTCAACGGTTCGCTCTGGCGACTCCCCGCCGGCATTGTGGCGGACCGGGTCGGTGGGCGCCGGGTGATGACCGCGATGCTCCTCCTGACCGCGGTCGCCTCATTCCTGGTTTCCCGCGCCGATTCGTACGCGATGCTGCTGGTGCTGGCGTTCCTGGTCGGTTTCGCTGGTAACTCCTTCACGGCGGGTATCGCCTGGAACTCCGCCTGGCAGCCGCGGGAGAAGCAGGGGTTCGCGCTCGGCCTGTTCGGTGCCGGCAACGTCGGCGCCTCCGTCACCAAGTTCATCGGCCCGCCGCTGATCGCCGGGACCGCCGGCGCCACCTACCTCGGCGTCGTTGAGGGCGGCTGGCGCCTCGTCCCCGTCGTCTACGCGGTGTTGCTGCTCGCCCTCGCCGCGGCCACCTGGTTCATCACTCCGCGTCAGGACCGCGTACCGAGCCACGGCACCCCGCTACGCACACAGCTCGAGCCGCTCAAGCAGCTGCGAGTGTGGCGATTCAGCCTGTACTACGTGGCGGTGTTCGGTGCCTACGTGGCGCTCGCCGCGTGGCTGCCGACCTACTACATGAACAACTACGACGTGTCCCTGCAGACCGCGGCCTACCTGACCGCCCTGTACATCTTCCCGGCCTCGCTGCTGCGACCGGTCGGCGGATCACTCTCCGACCGTCTGGGGGCCCGCCGGGTCATGTACTGGACGTTTGGCCTCATGCTGCTCAGCACGGGGATTCTGATGATGCCCCCGGGCCACATCGTCGTCGACCACCCTGACGGCACGCAGACCACCCACCTCGCCTACCAGCTCGGCATCGTGCCCTTCACCCTGCTGGTCGTCCTGCTCGGCTGCGCCATGGGCATCGGCAAGGCCGCGGTGTACAAGCACATCCCGGAGTACTTCCCACGCCAGGTGGGGGCGGTGGGCGGCCTGGTCGGCATGCTCGGCGGCCTCGGCGGGTTCTTCCTGCCTCCGCTGTTCGCCTACACCAAGGCCTGGACCGGGCTCCCGTCGAGCACCTTCCTGGTCCTGTTCGTACTCACCGTCATCTGCGCGGTGTGGATGCACCTAACCGTCGTGCGCATGCTGCACGGTGAATCGCCCCAGCTTGCCACCCACTTCGAAAAGCCAGAACCCGCTGACCAGCCGGCCGCTCCCGCCTCGGCGGCGACCCGTGCGTCCAAGGAGGCCCACGTATGA